CGGGGGCCTATCCCGAGAACACCCTGGCAGCCTTTGCCGCGGCCGTGGAGCAGGGCGCCGACATGGTGGAGCTGGATGTCCACCTGAGCGCCGACAGCCAGCTCGTTGTGATCCACGATGAGACCGTGGACCGCACCACCGGCGGCTCGGGAGCCGTGGGCGCGCTGACTGTAGCCCAGATGGCGGCCCTGGATGCCGGCGGAGGGCAAAAAATCCCGACCCTGGCCGAGGTGTTTGCCCTGGTCCGGGGCAGGTGCAACGTGAACGTGGAACTCAAAGGCCCCGGCACGGCCGGGCCGGCGGCGGCGCTCATCCGTCTGGAGGTGCTGGGACACGCCGTGCCGGTTGACAGGTTCGTGGTCAGCTCCTTCGACCTGGATCAACTTGAGCAGATCAAAGTGATCGCGCCGGAGATACGCCGGGCGCCGCTCTATGGGGACAAGCTGCCGGAGGATTATCTGGCGGTAGCGCACGCGCTCGGGGCCTGGTCGGTGAACCTGAACAAAGGCGTGATAACGGCCGGGCTGGTGAAACGATGCCATAAGCAGGGTTTCCGGGTCCTGGTCTGGACAGTGGACGAGCCGGAGGAAATCGCGCGCCTCAAGGCCTTGGGCGTGGATGGCATCATCGGCGACTACCCGGACCGGCTGTGATTCGATGAAACCGGGCGAAGGTGACTTTCTCCGCGCCCGAAAAGGTATGCAATCAAATCTTTGATCCGCTCCGACAAGATCAAGACACTGTCTTGCCCTCCGACTGACCACCCCT
Above is a window of bacterium DNA encoding:
- a CDS encoding glycerophosphodiester phosphodiesterase; amino-acid sequence: MKIAHRGASGAYPENTLAAFAAAVEQGADMVELDVHLSADSQLVVIHDETVDRTTGGSGAVGALTVAQMAALDAGGGQKIPTLAEVFALVRGRCNVNVELKGPGTAGPAAALIRLEVLGHAVPVDRFVVSSFDLDQLEQIKVIAPEIRRAPLYGDKLPEDYLAVAHALGAWSVNLNKGVITAGLVKRCHKQGFRVLVWTVDEPEEIARLKALGVDGIIGDYPDRL